In the Brassica napus cultivar Da-Ae chromosome A7, Da-Ae, whole genome shotgun sequence genome, one interval contains:
- the LOC106354208 gene encoding RING-H2 finger protein ATL3: protein MDDDGSAHSSLFGDLSTEEVTSKIILTAVIVLFMAVLFVLILHLYAKLYWWRLDHHLQQQEQEQELEQEDQSPITPPVITTRRQRRRFIFVPGQDALSNTGGLTPFELSSLPIVFFRQDSCKDGLECAICLSALVKGDKARLLPKCSHSFHVECIDMWFQSHSTCPICRNAVLEANSKGVEQVSNNVSDALSQISSPSSDFPTNVLVWGRQDQVSTRNTNVGSQEEGTGQDAVVLDINDSAARSQNVPSSSAIRFIAEEEEPKSPMTTRLRSLRRFLSRDKRVSCSNSSGSSSAAGAAASVDP, encoded by the coding sequence ATGGACGATGATGGATCTGCTCATAGCTCACTGTTCGGAGACCTATCCACCGAAGAGGTCACAAGCAAGATCATCCTCACAGCAGTCATTGTTCTGTTCATGGCGGTTCTCTTCGTCCTTATCCTCCACCTCTACGCCAAACTCTACTGGTGGCGATTAGATCACCACCTCCAGCagcaagaacaagaacaagagctAGAGCAAGAAGACCAATCACCAATCACTCCTCCTGTAATAACCACTCGCCGACAGCGACGTCGTTTCATCTTCGTCCCGGGGCAAGACGCTTTATCCAACACTGGAGGGCTTACCCCTTTTGAGCTCAGTTCCTTGCCTATTGTCTTTTTCAGACAAGACAGTTGTAAGGACGGTTTGGAGTGTGCTATTTGCTTGTCTGCGCTTGTCAAAGGAGACAAAGCTAGGCTGCTTCCAAAGTGTAGCCACAGCTTCCACGTTGAGTGTATTGACATGTGGTTTCAGTCTCATTCGACTTGTCCCATTTGCAGAAACGCTGTTCTTGAAGCTAACTCAAAGGGGGTTGAACAAGTTTCCAACAATGTATCAGATGCTTTGTCTCAGATTTCGAGTCCTTCTTCGGATTTTCCGACCAACGTGTTGGTTTGGGGTCGCCAGGATCAGGTTAGTACCAGAAACACCAATGTTGGGTCTCAAGAAGAGGGTACTGGTCAAGATGCTGTTGTTCTTGATATCAATGATTCTGCAGCTAGGAGTCAAAATGTGCCGTCTTCATCAGCAATAAGGTTTATTGCTGAGGAGGAAGAGCCAAAGTCTCCAATGACAACTAGGTTGAGGTCTTTGAGGAGGTTTCTGAGCAGAGACAAGAGAGTCTCTTGTAGCAATAGCAGTGGTAGTTCCAGTGCTGCTGGTGCTGCTGCTTCTGTTGATCCTTGA
- the LOC106354209 gene encoding pumilio homolog 23, giving the protein MGQREKSSNNHSSRKRGMGRKDQKGGRGVDRDSNKRNQSNDAANVKSASKKQSEFEHQNQFVRKEIDPETSKYFSEIANLFDSNGVDLEERSVICGNALEETRGREYEIATDYIISHVLQTLLEGCELDQLCSFLRNSASVFPAIAMDKSGSHVAESALKSLATHLENPDAYSVIEEALLSICKVIVEKPLEMICNCHGSYVLRTLLSLCKGVSIETPELRGAKSSKALAKRLNLKTSHSDENNLEFSHQGFPDVFSYLLSGILSCSREDMKYLQVDQCSSLVLQTALGLMVKQDDELLEIIPLVLCCNSANGKEEGVLIETDVAKDILESLKDNSFSHLMEVILEVAPESLYNELFHKVFKNSLYDLSLDRSANFVIQALISHAKKQEQMGLIWEELAPRLKDLLEQGKSGVVTFLLAASQRLQSHEHKCCEALADALCSKNETRISIAPRLLFLDNYFYSQDKSTWEWAPGAKMHLMGCLILQEIFKFSSELIQPYITSLTSMKPEYTVETAKDPSGARVIEAFLASNAASKQKRRLIIKLRGHFGELSLHKSGSFTVEKCFDACNVALREAIAAELLEVKADLLKTTQGPYLLRKLDIDGYASRPEQWKSRQEAKQSTYNEFCSAFGSSKSNFPKNTFVSDAPENASQDVEVENTRKESDHRPTSGVKRHREEHARDKHVSFAGGKGTKQKKSKTSEATTDKPATKKKPFLSGEMIGKNRHSNKLRI; this is encoded by the exons ATGGGTCAACGGGAAAAGTCTAGCAACAATCACAGTTCCAGGAAGAGAGGAATGGGTAGGAAGGACCAGAAAGGTGGTCGTGGGGTTGATAGAGATAGTAACAAGAGGAACCAATCCAATGATGCCGCCAACGTAAAATCAGCGTCAAAGAAACAATCCGAATTTGAACATCAGAATCAGTTTGTCAG GAAAGAGATTGATCCAGAAACTTCAAAGTATTTCTCTGAGATTGCCAATCTCTTTGATAGCAACGGAGTTGATTTAGAGGAACGTTCTGTGATATGCGGAAACGCACTTGAGGAGACGAGAGGGAGGGAATACGAAATCGCAACTGACTATATCATAAGTCATGTCTTGCAAACTCTGCTTGAAGGATGTGAGCTTGACCAGCTTTGCAGCTTCCTGCGAAACTCTGCGTCTGTGTTCCCAGCCATCGCGATGGATAAATCAGGCTCTCATGTTGCAGAGTCTGCTCTCAAATCCCTGGCCACTCATCTGGAAAATCCAGATGCTTATTCTGTTATTGAGGAGGCTTTGCTTTCCATATGCAAG GTGATTGTGGAGAAACCTCTTGAGATGATATGCAACTGCCATGGTTCTTATGTTCTTCGAACGCTTCTTAGTCTATGCAAAGGAGTCTCTATAGAAACCCCTGAGCTTCGTGGCGCAAAATCATCGAAAGCTCTGGCGAAACGTTTGAATTTGAAGACGTCTCATTCAGATGAGAATAATCTAGAGTTCTCTCATCAAGGGTTTCCAGATGTTTTCAGCTACCTATTATCTGGGATTTTAAGCTGTAGCAGAGAGGACATGAAGTATCTTCAAGTCGATCAGTGTAGCAGTCTGGTCTTACAG ACGGCTCTCGGACTAATGGTGAAACAAGATGATGAGTTGCTTGAAATCATTCCTCTTGTTCTGTGCTGCAACTCTGCAAATGGAAAAGAAGAGGGGGTTCTTATAGAGACTGATGTTGCCAAGGATATTTTAGAGTCATTGAAGGATAACTCATTCAGTCATTTGATGGAG gtgattttggaAGTGGCTCCTGAAAGTTTGTATAACGAATTGTTCCACAAAGTTTTCAAGAATTCGTTATATGATCTATCTCTTGATCGATCTGCAAATTTTGTTATTCAAGCTTTGATCTCCCATGCAAAAAAACAAGAGCAG ATGGGTTTGATATGGGAAGAATTAGCTCCAAGACTCAAGGATCTTCTTGAACAAGGGAAGTCAGGTGTTGTGACTTTTCTGCTAGCTGCTAGCCAAAGGCTTCAAAGTCATGAACATAAG TGTTGTGAGGCCCTTGCTGATGCACTATGCTCCAAAAACGAGACTCGTATCTCCATTGCTCCACGGTTGTTGTTTCTTGATAACTACTTTTATTCCCAAGATAAGTCTACATGGGAGTGGGCACCTGGTGCAAAGATGCATCTCATGGGTTGTTTGATCCTTCAGGAGATTTTCAAGTTTTCTAGC GAACTTATACAGCCATACATAACAAGCTTAACTTCAATGAAACCTGAGTATACCGTTGAGACAGCAAAAGATCCCAGCGGAGCACGAGTCATCGAGGCCTTTCTTGCCTCGAATGCTGCTTCAAAGCAGAAGCGTAGACTAATTATAAA GTTACGTGGACATTTTGGGGAGCTCTCATTACACAAATCGGGCTCATTCACTGTCGAGAAGTGCTTCGATGCATGTAACGTGGCACTAAGGGAAGCCATAGCAGCTGAATTATTGGAAGTGAAAGCTGATCTCTTAAAAACAACGCAAGGGCCTTATCTGCTTAGGAAGCTAGATATCGATGG TTATGCCAGCAGACCTGAGCAGTGGAAATCAAGACAAGAAGCCAAGCAATCGACATATAACGAGTTTTGTTCTGCGTTTGGGTCCAGCAAATCAAACTTTCCAAAGAACACATTTGTTTCCGACGCACCTGAGAATGCGTCTCAGGACGTGGAAGTAGAGAACACAAGGAAGGAGAGTGACCATCGTCCTACTTCCGGGGTTAAGCGCCACCGAGAAGAACATGCGAGGGATAAACATGTATCTTTTGCTGGTGGAAAAGGGACGAAACAGAAGAAGAGCAAAACTAGTGAAGCTACAACAGATAAACCAGCTACCAAGAAAAAACCTTTCCTTTCTGGGGAGATGATTGGGAAGAATCGGCACTCTAATAAATTGAGAATTTGA